A genomic stretch from Sulfolobales archaeon includes:
- a CDS encoding MFS transporter: protein MGSPWEILDNASWTREHWKLFTIVSLTFFLDGILFTIVPAIMYLVEPEMATFIFAVNIAFFALGGFLLGRLADLYGRRVMLIIAITIYTIAAFLLVPFHGSFLELLILTSAINFGIGGEIGAAYSAIAELSPARHRGKAIMLSANMWNVGAALIAGLSLYYRSIYEDINIQINSVILTSAILAAIIAIARLHLPESPRWLVQHRRYGEAIEVIRRVVGSKIDLHISGESLEKAMESFRGVGLREAISRYRFRLSILIAITASQYTTYNMVAYYAPYASGFAYGIEVAPLNIAIANIGASLGAFLLIPLMDRSRKISTLLSYLGGAISAVGLAAIHGILPLAMFLIVVFINMIFSEWAWASLSALESELFPTGVRASTIGFITLITNLSIIAVVIYETYISAHLFLLLASVIWAIGLVASLAWYLRGIETARKSVEELAKI, encoded by the coding sequence ATGGGTTCGCCTTGGGAGATCCTTGATAATGCTTCTTGGACTCGTGAGCATTGGAAGCTATTCACTATAGTATCTCTTACATTTTTCCTAGATGGTATCCTCTTCACAATAGTGCCTGCTATAATGTATCTAGTAGAACCTGAGATGGCCACTTTTATATTTGCCGTTAACATTGCGTTCTTCGCGCTAGGTGGTTTTCTTCTAGGTAGGCTTGCTGATCTCTATGGTAGGAGGGTTATGCTTATAATAGCTATAACTATCTACACGATCGCTGCATTTCTGTTAGTACCCTTTCATGGCAGCTTTCTAGAGCTATTGATCCTGACGTCGGCTATTAATTTCGGTATTGGAGGGGAGATTGGGGCTGCATATTCAGCTATAGCAGAGCTCTCGCCAGCAAGGCATAGGGGAAAGGCTATAATGCTTTCTGCTAACATGTGGAATGTTGGTGCAGCGTTGATAGCAGGTCTCTCACTCTACTATAGATCTATATATGAGGATATAAACATCCAGATCAACTCTGTGATACTTACATCAGCGATATTGGCAGCGATAATAGCAATAGCTAGGCTACACCTACCTGAATCACCTAGATGGCTTGTTCAGCATAGGAGATATGGAGAGGCTATAGAAGTTATTCGACGTGTTGTTGGCAGTAAAATAGATCTACATATCTCTGGCGAGAGCCTAGAGAAAGCTATGGAGTCTTTTAGAGGGGTCGGTTTGAGGGAAGCTATTTCTAGATATCGCTTTAGGCTCTCTATATTGATAGCTATAACAGCTTCACAATATACAACGTATAATATGGTGGCATATTACGCCCCCTACGCCTCTGGATTCGCCTATGGGATCGAAGTGGCACCTTTGAATATAGCAATAGCTAATATAGGTGCTTCTCTAGGAGCCTTTTTATTAATACCCCTCATGGATAGAAGTAGAAAGATCTCGACACTCCTATCTTACCTTGGTGGGGCTATATCTGCAGTTGGCCTTGCAGCTATCCACGGCATCTTACCACTAGCTATGTTTCTCATAGTTGTTTTCATAAACATGATATTTTCAGAATGGGCTTGGGCTTCTCTAAGCGCTCTGGAGAGTGAACTGTTCCCAACAGGGGTTAGAGCATCTACAATAGGCTTTATAACACTAATAACAAATCTATCCATAATAGCAGTTGTTATTTACGAAACCTATATATCAGCCCATCTATTCCTCCTATTAGCATCAGTAATATGGGCCATAGGGTTAGTCGCATCTCTCGCATGGTATCTCAGAGGAATCGAAACTGCTAGGAAATCCGTTGAGGAGTTAGCAAAGATCTAA